A region from the Aegilops tauschii subsp. strangulata cultivar AL8/78 chromosome 5, Aet v6.0, whole genome shotgun sequence genome encodes:
- the LOC109751871 gene encoding ras-related protein Rab5A encodes MAANAGAGAGGSKIRNAKLVLLGDVGTGKSSLVLRFVKGQFVEFQESTIGAAFFSQTLAVNDETVKFEIWDTAGQERYHSLAPMYYRGAAAAIVVYDITNAASFTRAKKWVQELQAQGNPNTVMALAGNKADMLEARQVPVEEATTYAQENGLFFIETSAKTAINVNDVFYELAKRLLAGQQAQNPQAGMVLSQRPAERMVSSTSCCSS; translated from the exons ATGGCAGCcaacgccggcgccggcgccggcgggagcAAGATCCGCAACGCCAAGCTG GTTCTTCTAGGCGACGTCGGCACCGGCAAGTCCAGCCTGGTGCTCCGCTTCGTCAAGGGCCAATTCGTCGAGTTCCAG GAATCGACCATCGGTGCGGCTTTCTTCTCGCAGACCCTGGCGGTCAACGATGAGACGGTCAAGTTCGAAATCTGGGACACGGCCGGCCAGGAAAGGTACCACAGCCTGGCGCCCATGTACTATCGCGGTGCCGCGGCCGCCATCGTCGTCTATGACATCACCAACGCG GCCTCTTTTACACGTGCAAAGAAATGGGTTCAAGAACTTCAAGCACAAG GGAATCCAAACACAGTAATGGCTCTTGCTGGGAACAAGGCTGATATGTTGGAGGCAAGGCAGGTGCCAGTGGAA GAAGCGACGACTTATGCACAAGAGAATGGGCTCTTCTTCATTGAAACGTCTGCCAAAACAGCCATCAATGTGAACGACGTATTCTATGAGCTCG CAAAGAGACTGCTCGCAGGGCAGCAGGCGCAGAACCCGCAGGCGGGGATGGTGCTCTCACAGAGACCGGCCGAGAGGATGGTGAGCAGCACGTCGTGCTGCTCATCATAG